A DNA window from Candidatus Methylomirabilota bacterium contains the following coding sequences:
- a CDS encoding pitrilysin family protein: protein MSPSTATPLRSTRPTPERLRIDNGLTVIAEAHPAADVAAVQLWVRVGARDEVGPEAGFSHFIEHLLFKGTPTRGPGVIDETVSGLGGEMNAATSHDFTYYHVVLPARHLGTALAVVADAAMHAVLDPAELERERLVVLEEIRRAEDSPGAYLWRLLTRHHFPDHPYGRPVLGMPESIGSARRDDLAAYYRRHYAPNNATVVVAGRIDHGHATDQVREAFAGWTPRPIPDGGSRRAGDLSAVRRVEEPRPLQQAYLGVAWAGPTVPDPDVYAVEVLAGILGRGRASRLNQSLKEERGLVSSVGASFYPLRDSGIVSVTARTSGDRRHAVEGALLDEIERLRTDLVSDAELARALTAVEAGYAFSRETAEGVAYAYGLAETVWTLDFELGYLDQVRQVTREQIRDAARRYLVADRFTAAVLAPETTAP from the coding sequence GTGAGCCCCTCCACGGCGACCCCCCTTCGATCGACACGACCGACGCCGGAGCGCCTTCGCATCGACAATGGCCTGACGGTGATCGCCGAGGCCCACCCGGCCGCCGATGTCGCGGCCGTGCAGCTCTGGGTCCGGGTTGGCGCCCGGGACGAGGTCGGCCCGGAAGCCGGCTTCTCGCACTTCATCGAGCATCTCCTCTTCAAGGGGACCCCGACCCGGGGACCCGGGGTGATCGACGAGACGGTGTCCGGGCTCGGGGGCGAGATGAACGCGGCGACCTCGCACGACTTCACCTACTACCACGTCGTCCTGCCCGCCCGCCACCTCGGCACGGCCCTGGCGGTGGTGGCCGACGCCGCCATGCACGCCGTCCTCGATCCCGCCGAGCTCGAGCGGGAGCGCCTGGTCGTGCTGGAGGAGATCCGTCGCGCCGAGGACAGCCCGGGCGCCTACCTCTGGCGGCTCCTCACGCGGCACCACTTCCCGGACCATCCATACGGTCGCCCGGTGCTGGGAATGCCGGAGAGCATCGGGAGCGCGCGGCGGGACGACCTCGCCGCCTACTACCGGCGTCATTACGCGCCGAACAACGCCACGGTGGTGGTCGCCGGGCGTATCGACCACGGGCACGCGACCGATCAGGTTCGCGAGGCGTTCGCCGGGTGGACGCCGCGGCCGATTCCTGACGGCGGGAGCCGCCGGGCCGGCGACCTCTCGGCGGTCCGTCGTGTCGAGGAGCCCCGACCGCTTCAGCAGGCCTACCTCGGCGTCGCCTGGGCGGGGCCGACGGTCCCGGACCCGGACGTGTACGCCGTCGAGGTGCTCGCCGGGATCCTCGGTCGCGGCCGCGCCTCCCGCCTCAACCAGAGCCTCAAGGAAGAGCGCGGTCTGGTGTCGAGCGTCGGGGCGAGCTTCTACCCGCTGCGGGACAGCGGGATCGTCAGCGTGACCGCCCGGACGAGCGGGGACCGTCGGCACGCGGTGGAAGGCGCCCTCCTGGACGAGATCGAGCGACTGCGAACCGACCTGGTCAGCGACGCCGAGCTCGCCCGAGCCCTCACCGCTGTCGAGGCCGGCTACGCGTTCAGCCGCGAGACCGCCGAGGGCGTGGCGTACGCTTACGGACTGGCGGAGACGGTGTGGACCCTCGACTTCGAGCTGGGCTACCTGGACCAGGTGCGCCAGGTGACGCGCGAGCAGATCCGGGACGCGGCCCGGCGCTATCTGGTCGCGGACCGCTTCACGGCGGCGGTGCTCGCCCCGGAGACGACGGCGCCATGA
- a CDS encoding rhomboid family intramembrane serine protease → MLPLKDDVPTRSFPAVTVAIIAANLLVYLYELALAPPFAPSRVAAAAAERAYEAFVFEFGLVPCRLGGVCPARLATALAGAPDPWLTVFTSMFVHGGLFHVGGNMLYLWIFGNNVEDSMGKGRFLVFYLLCGVAAAAAQYLSDPRSAVPMVGASGAVSGTLGAYLILHPNARVWTLIIFGFFWRVVPIPALIVLGFWIVVQVLNGIITFGGGEPGGVAFLAHVGGFVAGMALILVFRQRPDIAYRRY, encoded by the coding sequence GTGCTGCCTCTCAAGGACGACGTCCCGACCCGGTCGTTTCCCGCAGTCACCGTCGCCATCATCGCCGCCAACCTGCTCGTCTACCTCTACGAGCTGGCCCTGGCGCCGCCCTTCGCGCCCTCGCGCGTGGCCGCGGCCGCCGCCGAGCGCGCCTACGAGGCCTTCGTCTTCGAGTTCGGGCTCGTCCCCTGTCGCCTCGGCGGCGTCTGCCCCGCGCGCCTGGCCACGGCGCTGGCGGGCGCCCCGGATCCGTGGCTCACCGTCTTCACCTCCATGTTCGTGCACGGGGGGCTCTTCCACGTCGGCGGCAACATGCTCTACCTGTGGATCTTCGGCAACAACGTCGAGGACTCCATGGGCAAGGGGCGGTTCCTCGTCTTCTACCTGCTGTGCGGCGTGGCGGCGGCCGCCGCCCAGTACCTGAGCGACCCGCGGTCGGCCGTCCCCATGGTCGGGGCCAGCGGCGCGGTTTCCGGGACCCTGGGGGCCTACCTCATCCTCCACCCGAACGCGCGCGTCTGGACGCTCATCATCTTCGGCTTCTTCTGGCGGGTGGTGCCCATCCCGGCCCTGATCGTTCTCGGCTTCTGGATCGTCGTCCAGGTGCTGAACGGCATCATCACCTTCGGAGGCGGCGAGCCCGGAGGCGTCGCGTTCCTGGCCCACGTGGGCGGGTTCGTCGCGGGCATGGCCCTGATCCTGGTGTTCCGGCAGCGCCCCGACATCGCGTACCGTCGGTACTGA
- a CDS encoding pitrilysin family protein, which yields MSGRAGARFLGRPGLATLDPGSGKAASATLRATLPNGMTVVVRESAGAPVVALTLFVGVGSRDETAERNGVTALLGRTLLKGTRTRSALEVAQAAEDAGGVLESATDQEYSELRARGLGRHWPALLALLHEVATSPGLAATEVERERQALLAQIRGLDDQPFQVANRLLSRALYGTHPYALSAAGELASVTRLGGDDLRGHFETFYTPDRMVLAVSGQVAGEAVLREAAEAFRGSARGATAGALPPPPARPVTPGVREIRSTQQTHLLVGFLAPPLGHPDYVPLKVLTAVLGSGMSSRLFRALRDEAGLAYAVGAFYPTRRETSRLVLHIGTAPAHVTEAEAGLQREVARLREEPVPGEELERAKTFLTGSFALDLRTNARQTFYRGFFELMGVGHDYLARYAAEIEAVTAADLERVARRYLTESSTAVVGPD from the coding sequence ATGAGCGGCCGGGCGGGCGCGCGCTTTCTGGGCAGGCCCGGCCTGGCGACGCTGGACCCCGGCTCCGGGAAGGCCGCCAGCGCGACCCTGCGCGCGACGCTCCCCAACGGGATGACGGTCGTCGTCCGGGAGAGCGCGGGCGCTCCGGTCGTGGCCCTCACCCTGTTCGTCGGGGTCGGCTCACGCGACGAGACGGCCGAACGGAATGGTGTGACGGCCCTCCTGGGCCGGACGCTCCTCAAGGGGACGCGGACGCGCTCGGCGCTCGAAGTCGCCCAGGCGGCGGAGGACGCCGGCGGCGTACTCGAGAGCGCGACCGACCAGGAGTACTCCGAGCTGCGCGCCCGCGGGCTGGGCCGCCACTGGCCAGCGCTCCTCGCCCTGCTCCACGAGGTGGCCACCTCGCCGGGTCTGGCCGCCACCGAGGTCGAGCGGGAGCGCCAGGCTCTACTCGCCCAGATTCGCGGTCTCGACGACCAGCCCTTTCAGGTGGCGAACCGCCTCCTGAGCCGGGCGCTCTACGGAACCCATCCCTACGCGCTCTCCGCGGCGGGCGAACTGGCGAGCGTGACGAGGCTCGGTGGTGACGATCTCCGGGGGCACTTCGAGACCTTCTATACCCCCGACCGGATGGTCCTCGCCGTCTCGGGGCAGGTCGCGGGCGAGGCGGTCCTTCGTGAGGCCGCCGAGGCGTTCCGCGGCAGCGCTCGCGGGGCGACTGCGGGGGCGCTGCCCCCGCCCCCCGCGCGTCCCGTCACCCCCGGCGTCCGGGAGATCCGCTCGACGCAGCAGACCCACCTCCTCGTCGGGTTCCTCGCGCCGCCTCTCGGACACCCGGACTACGTGCCCTTGAAGGTGCTGACCGCGGTCCTGGGAAGCGGGATGTCGAGCCGGCTGTTTCGCGCCCTCCGCGACGAGGCCGGCCTGGCCTATGCCGTGGGCGCCTTCTACCCGACTCGCCGGGAGACGAGCCGCCTCGTCCTCCACATCGGAACGGCCCCGGCCCACGTGACGGAAGCCGAGGCCGGCCTCCAGCGCGAGGTCGCCCGGCTCCGGGAGGAGCCCGTGCCGGGGGAGGAGCTCGAGCGGGCCAAGACGTTCCTCACGGGGAGCTTCGCGCTCGATCTCCGAACCAACGCGCGGCAGACGTTCTATCGCGGCTTCTTCGAGCTGATGGGCGTGGGGCACGACTACCTCGCCCGCTACGCCGCGGAGATCGAGGCCGTCACGGCCGCCGATCTCGAGCGCGTCGCCCGGCGCTACCTCACGGAGTCGTCGACCGCCGTCGTCGGCCCCGACTAG
- a CDS encoding ATP-binding protein: protein MARAAAGGGRAGSRSSLRTTFLAVALLPTLLFVAILGYFGYAQVSREKGGVQQEALSQARGIASQVEGHLGARLEGLAMAAESVAANAGNPPAIEAQARRLRQSFPDFEQVLVLDQVGAVVAAATSTPEGRRPAFDQEWFKRAATSTQPLIGEPRQVGPDIVIGLYAPARTADGQLRGVIAADLSLKRVQDILARARLRTGAVAEILSDRGVVVARQPALFLMQDVQRLPGYGDVVNRQETVGELVFEDGERRLTGAAPIRPVGWTLAVGMPSAQVLAEAQGLLAQVLGGALAVAILSLALALTIARRTSRGMERLRAAMNRLEAGDIPATVPVTVGGEVGSLTEGFNRVLGWLRSKLHEYEALSQVEEAAGAAIGGGERAAGTALPDLLRKVVGGMGADAGVLLIQEDGGLVTKAAVGFGGVPTDGVSLRRGQGLGGAVVGGREAVVITDVDSDYRVEEPYIKAAGLKSVIGVPIVSADRVIGAVEVGYRSPHSFTDAEVQRLEAMARRTAQAFEHERALEDVRRNTEGLEAKLAEQMEALQKSAMEQAEARRQAQEARRQAQELQQTIRMQVPTVKEVIRADPAAEEGKRVRAALQKTVSEELRVPLTALLDLPRFLVDGVNKPLGHEEQQQLEILHARGQEILELIDNLAILSGINGGQVKIAKASFNLPELIQRVARSLQPRAAAKGNRIDTDIKPDVGQIVSDPRRLEQTLGNIVATSIKYTELGEIRITSYLRGSDVVIAVADDGVGFSPEEQARIFEPFLQIAPRGGRSLPGTGLLLTVCQRLAQLLGGKLKVESEPDRGTWFTLTLPGQS from the coding sequence ATGGCCAGGGCGGCCGCGGGAGGGGGCCGCGCCGGCTCCCGGAGCTCGCTCCGCACGACGTTCCTCGCTGTCGCGCTGCTACCGACGCTTCTTTTCGTCGCGATCCTCGGCTACTTCGGCTACGCGCAGGTCAGCCGCGAGAAAGGGGGCGTTCAGCAGGAGGCCCTGTCGCAGGCGCGCGGGATCGCGAGCCAGGTCGAGGGCCACCTCGGCGCCCGGCTCGAGGGGCTCGCCATGGCGGCCGAGTCCGTCGCCGCCAACGCCGGTAACCCACCGGCCATCGAGGCCCAGGCCCGGCGGCTCCGGCAGAGCTTCCCCGACTTCGAGCAGGTTCTGGTCCTGGATCAGGTCGGCGCCGTCGTGGCCGCCGCCACGTCGACTCCGGAGGGCCGGCGGCCAGCCTTCGACCAGGAGTGGTTCAAGCGCGCCGCCACCTCGACGCAACCGCTGATCGGCGAGCCACGCCAGGTCGGTCCGGACATCGTCATCGGTCTCTACGCCCCGGCCCGGACGGCCGACGGTCAGCTCCGGGGCGTGATCGCGGCGGACCTCTCGCTCAAGCGTGTCCAGGACATCCTGGCCCGCGCCCGCCTCCGGACCGGGGCGGTGGCCGAGATCCTCAGCGACCGCGGCGTGGTGGTGGCTCGCCAGCCGGCGCTCTTCCTCATGCAGGACGTCCAGAGGCTGCCGGGCTACGGGGACGTAGTCAACCGCCAGGAGACGGTCGGCGAGCTCGTCTTCGAGGACGGCGAGCGGCGGCTGACCGGCGCCGCGCCGATCCGTCCTGTCGGCTGGACGCTGGCCGTCGGCATGCCGTCGGCCCAGGTCCTCGCCGAGGCGCAGGGCCTGCTCGCGCAGGTCCTGGGCGGAGCCCTGGCCGTCGCGATCCTGAGCCTGGCCCTGGCCCTCACGATCGCCCGGCGCACGTCGCGGGGCATGGAGCGGCTCCGGGCGGCCATGAACCGGCTCGAGGCCGGTGACATCCCCGCGACGGTCCCCGTCACGGTCGGCGGGGAGGTCGGATCGCTGACGGAAGGCTTCAACCGCGTCCTCGGCTGGCTCCGCAGCAAGCTCCACGAGTACGAAGCGCTGAGCCAGGTGGAGGAGGCGGCGGGCGCCGCCATCGGCGGCGGCGAGCGCGCGGCGGGGACGGCGCTTCCGGACCTTCTGCGCAAGGTCGTGGGAGGCATGGGCGCCGACGCGGGTGTCCTCCTCATCCAGGAGGATGGCGGACTCGTCACCAAGGCGGCGGTCGGCTTCGGCGGGGTCCCGACGGACGGCGTCAGCCTGCGTCGGGGCCAGGGCCTGGGCGGCGCCGTCGTCGGCGGACGCGAGGCCGTCGTGATAACCGACGTGGACTCGGACTACCGGGTGGAGGAGCCATACATCAAGGCGGCCGGCCTCAAGTCGGTCATCGGCGTCCCCATCGTGTCGGCGGACCGGGTGATCGGCGCGGTCGAGGTCGGCTACCGGAGCCCCCACAGCTTCACCGATGCCGAGGTCCAGCGTCTGGAGGCCATGGCCCGCCGCACCGCCCAGGCCTTCGAGCACGAGCGCGCCCTCGAGGACGTCCGGCGCAACACGGAGGGCCTCGAGGCCAAGCTGGCCGAGCAGATGGAGGCGCTGCAAAAGTCGGCCATGGAGCAGGCCGAGGCACGCCGGCAGGCCCAGGAGGCGCGCCGCCAGGCCCAGGAGCTCCAGCAGACGATCCGGATGCAGGTGCCGACCGTGAAGGAAGTCATCCGGGCCGATCCGGCGGCCGAGGAGGGCAAGCGCGTCCGGGCCGCGTTGCAGAAGACGGTGAGCGAGGAGCTACGGGTGCCGCTCACCGCCCTCCTCGACCTCCCGCGGTTCCTGGTCGACGGGGTCAACAAGCCGCTCGGCCACGAGGAGCAGCAGCAGCTCGAGATCCTCCACGCCCGCGGCCAGGAGATTCTCGAGCTGATCGACAACCTGGCCATCCTGTCCGGGATCAACGGCGGCCAGGTCAAGATCGCCAAGGCGTCCTTCAACCTGCCGGAGCTGATCCAGCGGGTCGCCCGGAGCCTCCAGCCGCGGGCGGCGGCCAAAGGCAACCGGATCGACACGGACATCAAGCCCGACGTCGGCCAGATCGTGTCCGATCCGAGACGCCTCGAGCAGACCCTGGGCAACATCGTGGCGACCTCGATCAAGTACACGGAGCTGGGGGAGATCCGCATCACGTCGTACCTGCGAGGCAGCGACGTCGTCATCGCGGTCGCCGATGACGGCGTCGGCTTCTCCCCGGAAGAGCAAGCCCGGATCTTCGAGCCGTTTCTCCAGATCGCGCCGCGGGGCGGCCGGAGCCTGCCGGGGACCGGCCTCCTGCTGACGGTGTGCCAGCGCCTGGCTCAGCTCCTGGGCGGCAAGCTCAAGGTCGAGAGCGAGCCGGACCGGGGGACCTGGTTCACGCTCACCCTGCCCGGCCAGTCGTGA
- a CDS encoding HD domain-containing phosphohydrolase, producing MTQVPRPRVLIVDDDSVVRETIRDSVEHLGYATREAASAEEALQRIAQELPDLILLDVRMPGITGIELCRRLKADQATHLIPIVLLTAQGELDTRVAGLEAGADDYFTKPVHLRELRARLRALIRLKRVVEELEQAENMITTLALTIEARDTYTAGHCVRLANFAVELGERLGLREDELGALRLGGFLHDLGKIQVPDGVLLKPGALTPDEWRLIKEHPAAGDRLATPMRTLGLVRPVIRHHHERMDGQGYPDKLAGQEIPFLARIMAVVDVYDALRTRRPYKPPLDEAESLRLLHEGARTGQLDPEVVRVFVELRTQADRNA from the coding sequence ATGACGCAGGTGCCGCGTCCGCGCGTCCTCATCGTGGACGACGACTCGGTCGTCCGCGAGACGATCCGCGACTCCGTCGAGCACCTGGGCTACGCGACGCGGGAGGCCGCGTCGGCGGAAGAGGCCCTGCAGCGGATCGCCCAGGAGCTGCCCGACCTGATCCTCCTCGACGTCCGCATGCCGGGGATCACCGGGATCGAGCTCTGCCGCCGCCTCAAGGCCGACCAGGCGACGCACCTCATCCCCATCGTCCTCCTCACCGCGCAGGGAGAGCTGGACACGCGGGTCGCCGGCCTCGAGGCGGGCGCCGACGACTACTTCACGAAGCCCGTCCATCTGCGCGAGCTGCGGGCACGCCTCCGCGCCCTCATCCGCCTCAAGCGCGTGGTGGAGGAGCTCGAGCAGGCGGAGAACATGATCACGACGCTCGCCTTGACCATCGAGGCGCGCGACACCTACACCGCGGGGCACTGCGTCCGGCTCGCGAACTTCGCGGTGGAGCTGGGGGAGCGGCTCGGGCTGCGGGAAGACGAGCTCGGTGCCCTCCGGCTGGGCGGCTTCCTGCACGACCTCGGGAAAATCCAGGTCCCCGACGGGGTGCTGTTGAAGCCCGGGGCGTTGACCCCCGACGAGTGGCGCCTGATCAAGGAACACCCGGCGGCCGGTGACCGGCTGGCGACCCCCATGCGCACGCTCGGGCTCGTGCGTCCCGTCATCCGCCACCACCACGAGCGGATGGACGGCCAGGGCTACCCGGACAAGCTGGCGGGGCAGGAGATTCCGTTCCTGGCTCGGATCATGGCGGTGGTCGACGTCTACGACGCCTTGCGGACGCGGCGCCCGTACAAGCCGCCCCTCGACGAAGCCGAGTCCCTCCGGCTCCTCCACGAGGGGGCGCGCACGGGGCAGCTCGATCCCGAGGTGGTCCGCGTCTTCGTCGAGCTGCGCACGCAGGCGGATCGGAACGCCTAA
- a CDS encoding histidine triad nucleotide-binding protein yields the protein MPACIFCQIVARQSPADIEYEDGEVLAFRDIYPKAPIHLLIIPKQHIESVMALTPEAAPLVGRLILAARRIGEQKGLDQRGYRLAIHCGPEGGQLVYHLHVHFMAGRREERKVERR from the coding sequence GTGCCGGCCTGCATCTTCTGTCAGATCGTCGCCCGGCAGAGCCCGGCGGACATCGAGTACGAGGACGGAGAGGTCCTCGCGTTCCGTGACATCTATCCGAAGGCGCCCATCCACCTCCTGATCATTCCCAAGCAGCACATCGAGTCGGTGATGGCGCTCACGCCCGAGGCGGCCCCCCTCGTCGGCCGCCTCATCCTGGCGGCCCGCCGGATCGGGGAGCAGAAGGGGCTCGACCAGCGCGGCTATCGGCTGGCCATCCACTGCGGCCCCGAGGGCGGCCAGCTCGTCTACCACCTGCACGTCCACTTCATGGCGGGACGACGCGAGGAACGGAAAGTCGAGCGCCGCTGA